A window from Pseudomonas sp. MRSN 12121 encodes these proteins:
- the mksB gene encoding Mks condensin complex protein MksB, whose amino-acid sequence MIEPKRVLRALAEHWALLEPLCEHFDQGTLSLAELRTQLATQQIDSTPQDITNLLDVWIRLDILVPVAKSPNRFELNAQIHDFLAYLRREHRLGLCLEIEAYLRHLERLAGYIQDAFDIRDGHDLARQLRLLDMRVRDVLKKLANDEQALVAVAERAKTSDRQIPLRQRYAEVLATWDEYVEPMIQLVNADGAFEQGVRKVENVLLRMLTEQQRLGHLVDDDMLLRTHARILEMQTSAQLTLRHARELLLPLREEARRHNAVTRGAALALSAIRRKGIDAVPQAAMPLFTRPQSTFLGSSGQVEAYVYALARFEPKPTRFPKAHKTHKSGDAPRAPRTVREMLDRCEDALPMPDLMSWLLEQEPDGATDELLYWFSRLSREKRFKRERLERRDYHTHEHQVSLRSFALLSARDEQPENSASTPHAS is encoded by the coding sequence ATGATCGAACCCAAGCGCGTGTTGCGCGCCCTCGCCGAACACTGGGCACTCCTGGAGCCGCTGTGCGAGCACTTCGACCAAGGCACCCTGAGCCTCGCCGAATTGCGTACACAGCTGGCGACCCAGCAAATCGACAGTACGCCACAGGACATTACCAACCTGCTGGACGTGTGGATTCGCCTGGATATCCTGGTTCCGGTGGCGAAAAGCCCGAACCGTTTCGAACTCAACGCACAGATCCACGACTTCCTAGCCTACCTGCGGCGCGAACACCGCCTGGGCCTGTGCCTGGAAATCGAAGCCTACCTGCGCCACCTCGAACGCCTGGCCGGGTACATCCAGGACGCCTTCGACATCCGCGACGGCCATGACCTGGCCCGCCAGCTGCGCCTGCTCGACATGCGCGTGCGCGATGTACTGAAGAAGCTCGCCAACGACGAACAGGCCCTGGTGGCCGTCGCCGAGCGGGCCAAGACCAGCGACCGGCAGATTCCCCTGCGCCAGCGGTATGCCGAGGTCCTGGCGACCTGGGACGAATACGTCGAGCCGATGATCCAGCTGGTGAACGCCGACGGCGCCTTCGAGCAAGGCGTGCGCAAGGTCGAGAACGTGCTGCTGCGCATGCTCACCGAACAGCAGCGCCTGGGCCACCTGGTGGACGACGACATGCTGCTGCGCACCCACGCGCGGATCCTGGAAATGCAGACCAGCGCCCAGCTGACCCTGCGCCATGCCCGGGAACTGCTGCTGCCGCTGCGTGAAGAAGCCCGCCGCCACAACGCCGTGACCCGCGGCGCGGCCCTGGCCCTGTCGGCCATCCGCCGCAAGGGCATCGACGCCGTGCCACAGGCGGCCATGCCGCTGTTCACCCGTCCGCAAAGCACCTTCCTCGGCAGCTCCGGCCAGGTCGAGGCCTATGTCTACGCCCTGGCCCGCTTCGAGCCGAAGCCGACGCGTTTTCCCAAGGCACACAAGACCCACAAGAGCGGCGACGCGCCACGGGCGCCGCGCACGGTCCGCGAAATGCTCGACCGCTGCGAAGACGCGCTGCCGATGCCGGACCTGATGAGCTGGCTGCTGGAGCAGGAACCGGACGGCGCCACCGACGAGCTGCTGTACTGGTTCTCCCGCCTGTCGCGGGAAAAACGCTTCAAGCGCGAGCGTCTGGAACGCCGCGACTACCACACCCACGAGCACCAGGTCAGCCTGCGCTCCTTCGCCCTGCTCTCGGCCCGCGACGAACAGCCTGAGAATTCTGCGAGCACTCCCCATGCATCTTGA
- a CDS encoding acid phosphatase, whose product MSDETPQDPAQPEQPADTSRRRFLGGVAVLGVGATLSACSRSETVPGQPAERPLAPAEMDRALRDNVKNVVVIYAENRSFNNLFAGFPGLEKPLSALKPADYQQRDRDGSLLPGLPPVWGGVAQVGPQMLDGVTYPVGTQYQEQLPNAPFALKGPSGEDLPLGLVTRDLWHVFYQNQMQINGGKNDGFVAWADSGGLPMGYYAQSRYSLRLWDVAREFVLCDNFFQGTFGGSFLNHQYLISASAPFYPDAANSVARPQIASLQSDDPLDTRLKPLEQSPASAMSGPPQFGPSLLTPDGYAVNTMAPPYWPTWIRDPERPAYAKADLPNVLVPQRHDTIGDKLSRKDIDWAWYAGAWQVTLDAYKDSAGIPKIPNFQYHHQPFNYFVQFGPEHPNERNRHLRDGGLGDESSSNRFLADAEAGKLPPVAFYKPQGNLNMHAGYADVAAGDRHIARTLKVLRESPQWQHMVVIVTVDENGGWWDHVAPPQGDRRGPGTRIPALVVSPFARKGTVDHTVYDTASILRLITRVFQLEQLDGLEQRDEAMIARGQAPMGDLSNALHFPA is encoded by the coding sequence TTCTCGGCGGTGTGGCGGTGCTGGGCGTGGGCGCGACGCTCAGTGCCTGCAGCCGTTCCGAGACGGTGCCGGGCCAGCCGGCGGAACGCCCGCTGGCCCCCGCCGAAATGGACCGGGCGCTGCGCGACAACGTGAAGAACGTGGTGGTGATCTACGCCGAGAACCGCAGCTTCAACAACCTGTTCGCCGGTTTCCCGGGCCTGGAAAAACCGCTTTCGGCCCTCAAGCCGGCCGACTATCAGCAACGCGACCGCGATGGCAGCCTGCTGCCGGGCCTGCCGCCAGTCTGGGGCGGCGTCGCCCAGGTCGGCCCCCAGATGCTGGACGGAGTGACCTATCCGGTCGGCACCCAGTACCAGGAACAGCTGCCCAACGCGCCCTTCGCCCTCAAGGGACCCAGCGGCGAGGACCTGCCCCTGGGCCTGGTCACCCGCGACTTGTGGCATGTGTTCTATCAGAACCAGATGCAGATCAACGGCGGCAAGAACGACGGTTTCGTCGCCTGGGCCGACTCCGGCGGCCTGCCCATGGGCTACTACGCGCAAAGCCGCTACTCGCTGCGCCTGTGGGACGTGGCCCGGGAATTCGTGCTGTGCGACAACTTCTTCCAGGGCACCTTCGGCGGCTCGTTTCTCAACCACCAGTACCTGATCAGCGCCAGCGCGCCGTTCTATCCAGACGCGGCCAACTCGGTGGCCAGGCCGCAGATCGCCAGCCTGCAGAGCGACGACCCGCTCGATACCCGCCTCAAGCCGCTGGAGCAGTCCCCGGCCAGCGCCATGAGCGGGCCGCCGCAATTCGGGCCGAGCCTGCTGACCCCCGACGGCTACGCGGTCAACACCATGGCCCCGCCCTACTGGCCGACCTGGATCCGCGACCCGGAGCGTCCGGCCTACGCCAAGGCCGACCTGCCCAACGTGCTGGTGCCGCAACGCCACGACACCATCGGCGACAAGCTGTCGCGCAAGGACATCGACTGGGCCTGGTACGCCGGCGCCTGGCAGGTCACGCTGGATGCCTACAAGGATTCGGCGGGGATCCCGAAGATCCCCAACTTCCAGTACCACCACCAGCCGTTCAACTACTTCGTGCAGTTCGGCCCCGAGCATCCGAACGAGCGCAATCGCCACCTGCGCGATGGCGGCCTGGGCGACGAATCGAGCAGCAACCGCTTCCTCGCCGATGCCGAGGCGGGCAAGTTGCCGCCGGTGGCCTTCTACAAGCCCCAGGGCAACCTCAACATGCACGCCGGCTACGCCGACGTGGCGGCGGGCGACCGGCATATCGCGCGCACCCTCAAGGTGCTGCGTGAAAGCCCGCAGTGGCAGCACATGGTGGTGATCGTCACGGTCGACGAAAACGGCGGCTGGTGGGACCACGTCGCCCCGCCCCAGGGCGATCGCAGGGGGCCGGGAACCCGCATCCCGGCGCTGGTGGTGTCGCCGTTCGCGCGCAAGGGCACGGTGGACCACACCGTCTACGACACCGCGTCGATCCTGCGGCTGATCACCCGGGTGTTCCAGCTCGAACAGCTCGACGGCCTCGAGCAGCGCGACGAGGCGATGATCGCCCGGGGGCAGGCGCCCATGGGCGACCTGAGCAACGCCCTGCACTTCCCGGCCTGA
- the can gene encoding carbonate dehydratase, which yields MNELQDLIDNNERWAEAIKQEDPDFFSKLARQQTPEYLWIGCSDARVPANEIVGMLPGDLFVHRNVANVVLHTDLNCLSVIQYAVDVLKVKHILVTGHYGCGGVRASMQDRQLGLIDGWLRSIRDLYYEHRDTLAQLATEEERVDRLCELNVIQQVANVGHTSIVQNAWHRGQSLSIHGCIYGIKDGRWKSLNATISGFEQLPPQYRLRPVGAP from the coding sequence ATGAACGAACTACAAGACCTGATTGATAACAACGAGCGTTGGGCGGAAGCGATCAAGCAGGAAGATCCTGATTTCTTCTCCAAGCTGGCGCGCCAGCAAACGCCGGAATACCTGTGGATCGGCTGTTCGGACGCCCGGGTGCCGGCCAACGAGATCGTCGGCATGCTCCCCGGCGACTTGTTCGTACACCGCAACGTGGCCAACGTGGTGCTGCACACCGACCTCAATTGCCTGTCGGTGATCCAGTACGCGGTGGACGTGCTCAAGGTCAAACACATCCTGGTCACCGGCCACTATGGCTGTGGCGGTGTGCGCGCCTCGATGCAGGACCGCCAGCTGGGCCTGATCGACGGCTGGCTGCGCTCGATTCGCGACCTGTACTACGAGCATCGCGACACGCTGGCGCAACTGGCGACCGAAGAAGAGCGGGTCGACCGTCTCTGCGAGTTGAACGTGATTCAGCAAGTGGCCAACGTCGGCCATACCAGCATCGTGCAAAACGCCTGGCATCGTGGGCAGAGCCTGTCGATCCACGGTTGCATCTACGGCATCAAGGACGGTCGCTGGAAGAGCCTGAACGCGACCATCAGCGGCTTCGAGCAGTTGCCGCCGCAGTACCGCCTGCGTCCGGTCGGAGCGCCTTGA
- a CDS encoding energy transducer TonB produces MLIESRRRAYLSAMQVVSWLPRTELPFAAPSRPELLVIAEPVVEAPVAAAPVAKTVAEPAARPAERPKIEVPRPGSAAVRPVSKPTIEAEEAPAPVKAPVVPPPRFALQLLRAGACLLLVELPTGEAFQRRDPAYLLLKDMLRAAGLPDSPQIVGEPVRWPLLTRGNLDQGPEAARDFVQAFVGARVEEEPCVCLWLVGLPAVRFAGEADAQAYNRELQVEGLGSAWALPGLELLMEEPQRKADVWQAMRRLMARWKSSNE; encoded by the coding sequence TTGCTTATCGAGTCCCGCCGTCGCGCTTATCTGTCCGCCATGCAAGTGGTCAGCTGGCTGCCGCGCACCGAACTGCCCTTTGCGGCGCCGTCCCGCCCCGAATTGCTGGTGATTGCCGAGCCTGTGGTCGAGGCCCCGGTGGCCGCGGCCCCCGTGGCCAAGACGGTGGCGGAGCCGGCGGCCCGGCCTGCCGAACGGCCGAAAATCGAAGTGCCGCGTCCGGGCAGTGCTGCCGTTCGTCCGGTGAGCAAGCCGACGATCGAGGCCGAGGAAGCCCCGGCGCCGGTCAAGGCCCCGGTGGTGCCGCCCCCGCGTTTCGCCCTGCAATTGCTGCGCGCCGGTGCCTGCCTGCTGCTGGTGGAGTTACCCACAGGCGAAGCCTTCCAGCGTCGCGACCCGGCCTATCTGCTGCTCAAGGACATGCTGCGCGCCGCCGGCCTGCCGGACAGCCCGCAGATTGTCGGCGAGCCGGTGCGCTGGCCGCTGCTGACCCGCGGCAACCTCGACCAGGGGCCGGAAGCGGCGCGCGACTTCGTCCAGGCCTTCGTCGGCGCGCGGGTCGAGGAAGAGCCTTGTGTCTGCCTGTGGCTGGTTGGCCTGCCGGCGGTACGTTTTGCCGGCGAGGCCGACGCGCAAGCCTATAACCGCGAACTCCAGGTCGAAGGCCTGGGATCGGCCTGGGCCTTGCCCGGGCTGGAACTATTAATGGAAGAGCCACAGCGTAAGGCTGATGTCTGGCAAGCCATGCGTCGGCTGATGGCGCGTTGGAAAAGTAGCAATGAGTGA
- the mksF gene encoding Mks condensin complex protein MksF produces MSKERYGIRRFALLNTAGYSLGLFPLEEPLSVYGANNLGKSASINALQFPILARMSDMSFGKYSLEQSRRFYFASDTSYILVEVSLPHGPHVIGVAGRGPGGGFGHQFFAYAGQLDLAHYQKDDTCLRQKELFTNLERQGLKAYELKPDELRRLLVGGHTSIPLDLTLIPLRSTSEQSLKTFRALFINLLHMREITAAKLKQLFLDAFEHSLRSGSVDYIAACEEAFRDVRRMEQDYNSLVAAGPLVEALANGVKQRDILRGKLHRLSPLLDSLLGTWSDYASARKEELTIQAEHYRNEQDALQNDQRSSTQEMMRLEREITGTQRWLGELSVLKHRFALVDDVKVLEQQLLAAKDAHDELAGALAQSRQFSAEDLEERLRDLEKRLKSVKQQLDHADNNSYARLREEFSQQDVERLMRLFNSALFSLPLGEHGIALDENGDWVKSVELILDGFKGERFEVPGLSIDISHIEPPALQALADRAALRDQKERLEKELKQLKTQQAVAADRAASKTQTEALYQQVLDAQKALEDFRRAQTLSAEEGEKLEQLAQMEAAQDELKRSSDAFTERVQQLSAKLQLVGRQIGDMEAKQRTLDDALRRRQLLPADLPFGTPFMEPVDDSMDNLLPLLNDYQDSWQGLQRVDGQIEALYAQVRLKGVAKFDSEDDMERRLQLLINAYAHRTDEALTLGKARRAAVTDIARTLRNIRSDYDSLEHQLALFNREINKRQVSNLQSFRIVLAPNKEALKHIDQIIHSAGQYEEGETLSVFDLSQSAEQDNKNEEAKEYLARLVAANHNQLGLKDLFELAFEITKVHGQPVIHTDIDGAASNGTTMTIKALTNMYLLLHLMDRDLAGRVRLPYYLDEAADIDEKNQAALLETSLQLGFVPILASVKPQVSAQVAIDLEGGSGPNGIYIDEADWKYIRRHDQVKATLNVEQQAEAELDEA; encoded by the coding sequence ATGAGCAAGGAACGCTACGGCATCCGCCGCTTTGCCCTTTTGAATACCGCCGGCTACAGCCTGGGCCTGTTCCCGCTGGAAGAGCCGCTGTCGGTCTACGGTGCGAACAACCTGGGCAAGTCGGCCTCGATCAACGCCCTGCAATTCCCGATCCTGGCGCGCATGTCGGACATGAGCTTCGGCAAGTACAGTCTGGAACAATCGCGGCGCTTCTACTTCGCCTCCGACACCAGCTACATCCTGGTAGAGGTTTCCCTGCCCCATGGCCCGCACGTGATCGGCGTGGCCGGACGCGGCCCGGGTGGCGGCTTCGGCCACCAGTTCTTCGCCTACGCCGGGCAACTGGACCTGGCGCACTACCAGAAGGACGACACCTGCCTGCGGCAGAAAGAGCTGTTCACCAACCTCGAGCGCCAGGGCCTGAAGGCCTATGAGCTCAAGCCGGACGAACTGCGTCGCCTGCTGGTCGGTGGCCACACCTCGATTCCGCTGGACCTGACCCTGATTCCGCTGCGCTCCACCAGCGAGCAGAGCCTGAAGACCTTCCGCGCGCTGTTCATCAACCTGCTGCACATGCGCGAAATCACCGCCGCCAAGCTCAAGCAACTGTTCCTCGACGCGTTCGAGCACAGCCTGCGTTCCGGCAGCGTCGACTACATTGCCGCGTGCGAAGAAGCCTTCCGCGACGTGCGCCGCATGGAGCAGGACTACAACTCCCTGGTGGCCGCCGGCCCCCTGGTGGAAGCCCTGGCCAACGGCGTGAAGCAGCGCGACATCCTGCGCGGCAAGCTGCATCGCCTGTCGCCGCTGCTCGACTCGCTGCTCGGCACCTGGTCCGACTACGCCAGCGCGCGCAAGGAAGAGCTGACCATCCAAGCCGAGCACTACCGCAACGAACAGGACGCGCTGCAGAACGACCAGCGCAGCAGCACCCAGGAAATGATGCGCCTGGAGCGGGAAATCACCGGCACCCAGCGCTGGCTCGGCGAGCTGTCGGTGCTCAAGCACCGCTTCGCCCTGGTGGACGACGTCAAGGTCCTGGAGCAGCAACTGCTGGCGGCCAAGGATGCCCACGACGAACTGGCCGGCGCCCTGGCCCAGTCCCGGCAGTTCTCCGCCGAAGACCTGGAAGAACGCCTGCGCGACCTGGAAAAACGCCTGAAGTCGGTCAAGCAACAGCTCGATCACGCCGACAACAACAGCTATGCGCGGCTGCGCGAAGAGTTCTCCCAGCAGGACGTCGAGCGCCTGATGCGCCTGTTCAACAGCGCGCTGTTCAGCCTGCCGCTGGGCGAGCACGGCATCGCCCTCGACGAGAACGGCGACTGGGTCAAATCCGTGGAGCTGATTCTCGATGGCTTCAAGGGTGAACGTTTCGAAGTACCGGGCCTGTCCATCGACATCTCGCACATCGAGCCGCCGGCCTTGCAGGCCCTGGCCGATCGCGCGGCGCTGCGCGACCAGAAAGAGCGCCTGGAAAAAGAACTCAAGCAACTGAAAACCCAACAGGCGGTAGCCGCCGACCGGGCCGCGAGCAAGACTCAGACCGAAGCGCTGTACCAGCAGGTGCTGGATGCCCAGAAAGCCCTGGAAGACTTCCGCCGCGCCCAGACCCTGAGCGCCGAGGAAGGCGAGAAACTGGAACAGCTGGCGCAGATGGAAGCCGCGCAGGACGAGCTCAAGCGCTCCAGCGACGCGTTCACCGAGCGCGTCCAGCAACTGTCGGCCAAGCTGCAACTGGTGGGCCGGCAGATCGGCGACATGGAAGCCAAGCAACGCACCCTCGACGACGCCCTGCGCCGTCGTCAGCTGTTGCCGGCGGACCTGCCGTTCGGCACACCGTTCATGGAGCCGGTGGACGACTCGATGGACAACCTGCTGCCGCTGCTCAACGACTATCAGGACAGCTGGCAGGGCCTGCAGCGGGTCGATGGCCAGATCGAAGCGCTGTATGCCCAGGTACGCCTCAAGGGCGTGGCCAAGTTCGACAGCGAAGACGACATGGAGCGCCGACTGCAACTGCTGATCAACGCCTATGCGCACCGCACCGACGAAGCCCTGACCCTGGGCAAGGCACGCCGCGCGGCCGTCACCGACATCGCCCGGACCCTGCGCAACATCCGCAGCGACTACGACAGCCTCGAGCACCAGCTGGCGCTGTTCAACCGCGAGATCAACAAGCGCCAGGTATCCAACCTGCAGAGCTTCCGGATCGTCCTCGCGCCGAACAAGGAAGCCCTCAAGCACATCGACCAGATCATCCACAGCGCCGGCCAGTACGAGGAAGGCGAGACCCTGTCGGTGTTCGACCTGAGCCAGAGCGCCGAGCAGGACAACAAGAACGAAGAGGCCAAGGAGTACCTGGCCCGCCTGGTGGCGGCCAACCACAACCAACTGGGCCTCAAGGACCTGTTCGAGCTGGCGTTCGAGATCACCAAGGTCCATGGCCAGCCAGTGATCCACACCGACATCGACGGCGCGGCGTCCAACGGCACCACCATGACCATCAAGGCGCTGACCAACATGTACCTGTTGCTGCACTTGATGGATCGCGACCTGGCCGGCCGTGTACGCCTGCCCTACTACCTCGACGAAGCCGCGGACATCGACGAGAAGAACCAGGCAGCGCTGCTGGAGACCAGCCTGCAACTGGGCTTCGTGCCGATCCTGGCCAGCGTGAAGCCACAGGTGTCGGCCCAGGTCGCCATCGACCTGGAAGGCGGCAGCGGCCCGAACGGCATCTACATCGACGAGGCGGACTGGAAGTACATCCGCCGTCACGATCAGGTCAAGGCGACCCTGAACGTCGAGCAGCAAGCCGAGGCGGAACTGGACGAAGCCTGA
- the rimI gene encoding ribosomal protein S18-alanine N-acetyltransferase: MSDALSFRLATEADLDAILKIEYAAFSHPWTRGIFTDALKSYEVWLMFEGSQQVGHGVIQVIIDEAHLLNITVKPQSQGRGLGLRLLEELMKRAYQKGARECFLEVRSSNQTAYRLYERYGFNEVGRRRDYYPAIGGREDALVMACTLVD, encoded by the coding sequence ATGAGTGATGCTTTATCGTTCCGCCTGGCCACCGAGGCGGATCTGGACGCCATCCTGAAAATCGAATACGCGGCGTTCAGCCATCCCTGGACCCGCGGGATTTTCACCGACGCCCTGAAATCCTATGAAGTCTGGTTGATGTTCGAAGGCAGCCAGCAGGTCGGCCACGGGGTGATCCAGGTGATCATCGACGAGGCGCATCTGCTCAATATCACCGTCAAGCCGCAAAGCCAGGGCCGTGGCCTGGGCCTGCGCCTGCTGGAAGAGCTGATGAAGCGCGCCTATCAGAAAGGCGCGCGCGAATGCTTCCTTGAAGTGCGCTCGAGCAACCAGACGGCTTATCGCCTGTACGAACGTTATGGTTTCAATGAAGTCGGTCGCCGCCGTGACTACTACCCGGCGATAGGCGGGCGCGAAGACGCGCTGGTCATGGCCTGCACCCTGGTCGATTGA
- the mksE gene encoding Mks condensin complex protein MksE, whose translation MHLDLSELSQLAPIFRELFKGYHISRRDPELYAQLSNFQDQYRTLFKALGFELVCDTRGFYYFVPENAAAQVNKTAQRLALFTFILVEHLADQGRDPISVLDGGSLGRDELPSLLEKYRDLFIQAEVQTQDELEEKIMRRMTQLGFAGEEPGIYRFLPPMHRFLDVCLSVQQDRDLAASLHSVLPLPTPVLIDEDSDEKLLQTDDPLDLSEFAEGAQESEEDALARAIAEEQELDA comes from the coding sequence ATGCATCTTGATCTTTCCGAACTGTCCCAACTGGCGCCGATCTTTCGCGAGCTGTTCAAGGGTTATCACATCAGCCGCCGCGATCCGGAGCTGTACGCCCAGCTGTCGAACTTCCAGGACCAGTACCGCACCCTGTTCAAGGCCCTGGGCTTCGAGCTGGTCTGCGACACCCGCGGTTTCTATTACTTCGTGCCGGAAAACGCCGCCGCCCAGGTGAACAAGACCGCCCAGCGCCTGGCGCTGTTCACCTTCATCCTGGTGGAGCACCTGGCCGACCAGGGCCGCGACCCGATCTCGGTGCTCGACGGCGGCAGCCTCGGCCGCGACGAACTGCCGTCCCTGCTGGAGAAATACCGCGACCTGTTCATCCAGGCCGAAGTACAGACCCAGGACGAGCTGGAAGAAAAAATCATGCGCCGCATGACCCAGCTGGGTTTTGCCGGCGAGGAGCCAGGCATCTACCGCTTCCTGCCACCGATGCACCGCTTCCTCGACGTGTGCCTGTCGGTGCAGCAGGACCGTGACCTGGCCGCCAGCCTGCACAGCGTGCTGCCGTTGCCGACCCCGGTGCTGATCGACGAAGACAGCGACGAAAAACTGCTGCAGACCGACGACCCGCTGGACCTCAGCGAATTCGCCGAAGGCGCGCAGGAAAGTGAAGAAGACGCTCTGGCCCGCGCCATTGCCGAAGAACAGGAGCTCGACGCATGA
- a CDS encoding PqiB family protein yields the protein MSDLPKAKTRPASNWSAIWVLPLIALLIGGWLGWRAYNQTGIEIQVRFESGEGIQANKTEVVYKGMSVGKVKALALDDEGNTRGVIATVEMNKDVQQYLKHNTRFWLVKPSVTLAGITGLETLVSGNYIAISPGEGEPERKFKALAEEPPLSDAKPGLHLTIKADRLGSLNRGSPVFYKQIQVGQVKSYLLSEDQNTVEIKVFIEPTYANLVRKHTRFWNASGVSIDANLSGVKVRSESLASIVAGGIAFATPENRRDSPPTDPSLPFRLYEDFDAAQAGIRVKVKLSDFEGLQAGRTPVMYKGIQVGNLKALKVDPDLSSATAELTLDPLAEDYLVQGTQFWVVKPSISLAGITGLEALVKGNYIAVRPGDKGGSPQREFEARPKAPPLDLRSPGLHLVLFTENLGSLEVGSPILYKQVKVGSVQSYQFSRTRKQLVIGVHIEKEYEGLVNGSTRFWNASGVTLTGGLTGGIQVKSESLQSLMAGGIAFDTPEPNVPLKKRIPRFRLYTDKEAATQKGTLISIKVDRADGLRSGTPIRFKGLDVGKVEDVDLSSDLQSVLLKARITEVPERIARVGSQFWVVKPELGLIKTANLETLVTGQYIEVQPAAKNLGAQTSFVALPQAPEAAIAEEGLSLVLSAARRGSLKVGVPVTYREVTVGKVTGYELGQTADRVLIHILIEPKYAPLVRGGTRFWNSSGFGIDIGLFKGATVRTESLETLVQGGIAFATPDGERMGNPARPEQTFPLFDKFEDEWLTWAPKIPLAK from the coding sequence ATGAGTGATTTGCCTAAAGCTAAAACCCGACCGGCCTCGAATTGGTCGGCCATCTGGGTCCTGCCCCTGATCGCGCTGCTGATCGGCGGATGGCTGGGCTGGCGTGCCTACAACCAGACCGGCATCGAGATCCAGGTGCGCTTCGAAAGCGGCGAGGGTATCCAGGCCAACAAGACCGAAGTGGTCTACAAAGGCATGTCGGTGGGCAAGGTCAAGGCTCTGGCGTTGGATGACGAAGGCAATACGCGGGGGGTGATCGCCACTGTCGAGATGAACAAGGACGTGCAGCAATACCTGAAGCACAACACGCGCTTCTGGCTGGTCAAGCCGAGTGTGACCCTGGCCGGGATCACGGGCCTGGAGACGCTGGTGTCGGGTAACTACATCGCGATCAGCCCGGGCGAGGGCGAGCCCGAGCGCAAGTTCAAGGCGCTGGCCGAAGAGCCGCCATTATCGGATGCCAAGCCGGGCCTGCACCTGACCATCAAGGCCGATCGCCTGGGGTCGCTGAACCGGGGCAGCCCGGTGTTCTACAAGCAGATCCAGGTGGGCCAGGTGAAAAGCTACCTGCTCTCCGAAGACCAGAACACGGTCGAGATCAAGGTCTTCATCGAGCCGACCTACGCCAATCTGGTGCGTAAACACACGCGTTTCTGGAATGCCAGCGGCGTCAGCATCGACGCCAATCTGTCGGGAGTGAAAGTCCGCAGCGAATCCCTGGCCAGCATCGTGGCGGGCGGCATTGCCTTTGCCACCCCGGAGAATCGCCGGGATAGCCCACCCACCGACCCGAGCCTGCCGTTCCGTCTCTACGAGGATTTCGATGCGGCGCAGGCGGGCATCCGGGTCAAGGTCAAGCTCAGCGATTTCGAAGGGCTCCAGGCAGGCCGCACGCCGGTCATGTACAAGGGGATCCAGGTCGGGAACCTGAAGGCGCTCAAGGTCGATCCGGATCTGTCCAGCGCCACGGCGGAGTTGACCCTGGACCCCCTGGCCGAGGACTACCTGGTACAAGGCACCCAGTTCTGGGTGGTCAAGCCATCGATTTCCCTGGCGGGCATCACCGGCCTGGAAGCCCTGGTCAAGGGCAACTACATTGCGGTGCGTCCCGGCGACAAGGGCGGTTCGCCACAGCGCGAGTTCGAGGCGCGGCCTAAGGCGCCGCCGCTGGACCTGCGCTCCCCCGGCCTGCACCTGGTGCTGTTCACGGAGAACCTCGGCTCGCTGGAAGTCGGCAGCCCGATTCTCTACAAGCAGGTGAAAGTCGGCTCGGTGCAAAGCTACCAGTTCTCGCGGACCCGCAAGCAACTGGTGATCGGCGTGCACATCGAGAAGGAATACGAAGGCCTGGTGAATGGTTCGACCCGCTTCTGGAACGCCAGCGGCGTGACCTTGACCGGCGGCCTGACCGGCGGCATCCAGGTCAAGAGCGAGTCGTTGCAGAGCCTGATGGCCGGCGGTATCGCTTTCGACACCCCGGAACCCAACGTGCCGCTGAAAAAACGCATTCCGCGTTTCCGCTTGTATACCGACAAGGAGGCGGCCACGCAGAAGGGCACCCTGATCAGCATCAAGGTCGATCGTGCCGACGGCTTGCGTTCGGGCACGCCCATTCGCTTCAAGGGCCTGGATGTGGGCAAGGTCGAGGACGTCGACCTGAGCAGCGATCTGCAATCGGTGCTGCTCAAGGCCCGGATCACCGAAGTACCGGAGCGTATCGCGCGGGTTGGCAGCCAGTTCTGGGTGGTCAAGCCGGAGCTCGGCTTGATCAAGACCGCCAACCTGGAAACCCTGGTGACCGGGCAGTACATCGAGGTGCAGCCGGCGGCGAAGAACCTTGGCGCGCAAACCAGCTTTGTCGCCCTGCCCCAGGCGCCGGAGGCGGCGATTGCCGAGGAGGGCTTGAGCCTGGTGCTGAGCGCGGCGCGGCGCGGTTCGCTGAAAGTCGGGGTGCCCGTGACCTACCGTGAAGTGACGGTGGGCAAGGTCACCGGCTACGAGCTGGGCCAGACGGCCGACCGGGTGTTGATCCATATCCTGATCGAGCCCAAATATGCGCCGCTGGTGCGTGGCGGCACGCGTTTCTGGAACAGCAGCGGGTTCGGGATCGACATCGGCCTGTTCAAGGGCGCGACGGTGCGCACCGAGTCGCTGGAGACCCTGGTGCAGGGCGGTATCGCCTTTGCCACGCCGGATGGCGAACGCATGGGCAATCCGGCGCGGCCGGAGCAGACGTTCCCCTTGTTCGACAAGTTCGAGGACGAGTGGCTGACCTGGGCGCCGAAAATCCCCTTGGCTAAATAA